A single region of the Thunnus maccoyii chromosome 10, fThuMac1.1, whole genome shotgun sequence genome encodes:
- the has2 gene encoding hyaluronan synthase 2 — MSCQRVLTYLRIFGTTMFGVSLLVGISTAYIMGYQFFTTARNHLSFGLYGAILVVHLIIQSLFALLEHRNMRRSLETPIKLNKSLALCIAAYQEDPNYLRKCLVSVKRLTYPGIKVIMVIDGNNDDDLYMMEIFKEIMGWDKVATYVWRSNYHNRGPEETDESYAESLQHVSKLVLNNKCVCIMQKWGGKREVMYTAFKALGRSVDYVQVCDSDTMLDPASSVEMVKVLEEDPMVGGVGGDVQILNKYESWISFLSSVRYWMAFNIERACQSYFGCVQCISGPLGMYRNSLLHEFLEDWYNQTFMGSHCSFGDDRHLTNRVLSLGYATKYTARSKCLTETPITYLRWLNQQTRWSKSYFREWLYNSMWFHKHHLWMTYEAVITGFFPFFLIATAIQLFYQGRLWNILLFLLIVQAVALIKSSFASCLRGNIVMVFMSFYSVLYMSSLLPAKMFAIATINKSGWGTSGRKTIVVNFIGLIPISVWFTILFIGIIYTVILQTRKPFPESEKIVLVIGAVVYASYWVILVTLYAVLINKCGKRKKETHYDMVLDV; from the exons ATGAGTTGTCAAAGAGTCCTTACCTACCTGCGGATATTCGGCACCACCATGTTTGGCGTGTCCCTCCTGGTGGGCATCTCCACAGCCTACATCATGGGCTACCAGTTCTTCACCACAGCCCGCAATCATTTATCCTTCGGCCTGTACGGTGCCATCTTGGTTGTCCACCTCATTATCCAGAGCCTGTTTGCGCTCTTAGAGCACCGAAACATGAGGCGGTCCTTGGAGACGCCAATCAAATTGAATAAATCATTGGCGTTGTGCATTGCAGCGTATCAAGAGGACCCAAACTACCTGAGGAAATGCCTGGTGTCGGTGAAGAGGCTGACATACCCGGGGATCAAAGTGATCATGGTGATCGATGGGAACAATGATGATGACTTGTACATGATGGAGATTTTTAAAGAGATCATGGGATGGGATAAAGTAGCCACATATGTGTGGCGGAGTAACTATCACAACAGGGGGCCCGAGGAGACAGATGAGAGTTATGCTGAAAGCCTTCAGCATGTCTCCAAACTGGTGCTGAACAACAAGTGCGTGTGTATCATGCAGAAGTggggagggaagagagaagtCATGTACACAGCCTTCAAAGCACTGGGGAGGAGCGTGGACTATGTGCAG GTGTGTGACTCTGACACCATGCTTGACCCCGCTTCATCAGTGGAGATGGTAAAAGTTCTAGAAGAAGACCCCATGGTGGGAGGCGTTGGAGGAGATGTACAG ATCCTAAACAAATATGAGTCATGGATCTCCTTCCTGAGCAGTGTACGGTACTGGATGGCCTTCAACATTGAGCGGGCATGCCAGTCCTACTTTGGCTGCGTGCAGTGCATCAGTGGGCCTTTAGGAATGTACCGAAACTCCCTCTTGCACGAGTTCCTTGAGGACTGGTACAATCAGACCTTCATGGGATCCCACTGCAGTTTTGGTGATGACCGCCATCTCACCAACAGAGTTCTCAGCCTCGGGTACGCAACCAAATACACTGCACGGTCAAAGTGCCTCACAGAGACACCGATTACATACTTGCGGTGGCTCAATCAGCAGACTCGATGGAGTAAGTCATATTTCAGAGAATGGCTTTACAACTCCATGTGGTTCCACAAACACCATCTATGGATGACTTATGAGGCTGTGATCACAGGGTTCTTCCCATTTTTCCTCATTGCCACTGCAATCCAACTCTTCTACCAAGGAAGGCTCTGGAatattctgttgtttcttctcatTGTGCAGGCAGTGGCGCTGATCAAGTCATCATTTGCCAGCTGCCTCAGAGGTAACATTGTCATGGTGTTCATGTCTTTCtattctgtactgtacatgtcaaGCCTGTTGCCAGCCAAAATGTTTGCAATAGCAACAATCAACAAGTCTGGATGGGGGACCTCTGGAAGGAAAACAATAGTGGTGAACTTCATTGGCCTGATTCCTATATCAGTTTGGTTCACCATCCTCTTCATTGGGATTATCTACACAGTAATCCTGCAGACTAGAAAACCCTTTCCTGAATCAGAAAAGATTGTTCTGGTCATAGGGGCAGTTGTCTATGCCAGTTACTGGGTCATACTTGTGACGTTATATGCAGTGCTCATAAATAAGTgtgggaagaggaagaaggaaacaCACTATGATATGGTGCTGGATGTATGA